CTTTATTTTTTTGTCTAAGTATCTCTTTCTTAGTTTAacattaattaataatttataataatattagtCGTTAATAGTTAACACACCTAATTTATTGTCCTTGTAAGTACGAAAAAACTTTCCACGTAGTTGCTTACTTAGCAGagtgttatgcccgctttcggtcatGGGACCTAAACAGATCCCCATGGGTGTATTGAATACCTGGACTCTCATGTATGGGCCAGAATCGTAGATTAatatgacttgggccagcacatgTGGGTTGGGCTCATGACATGTGAGGCGGGCTCACACATGTGGGCTGGGCTCACGCATGCGAGCTGGGCGCacacatgcgagctgggctcggtTGTCCCCACGCGAGGAGGGCTCAGGTGCTTTCACGCGAGGTAGGATCGGTTGTCCCCATGCGAGGAGGGCTCAGGTGCCttcacgcgaggtgggctcaggtgcccacaCACGGGCTGAGCTCAggtgcccacacgcgggctgggccccatgagcccacatcttatgaaATCAAAGGTAACATTGTCTTTATTGATTAAAaaggaaggcggtgcgggccggGGCCTCCAGGCCGGCCCGCATTAGAGGACTTTGTGTTCGACATAAAAAATGGCTCATCGAATAACTGAGTTGCTCGTAAATTTCGGGGCCGACACGGGTTATTCCTATAATTATGGGAAGAGATACGGAGATTCCGTGAGATTATAGGAAGTGTATGGAGCCGGttgagatttacgtgactaatcggatgaaggcctgactttatcatgggcttgggctgcacgggctggagagtcctaaccctagcctatgtGACTTGCTCCctaagaactacgtgaggcttaatccctataaatagggtacgtaggcacttgtatgagacatgagtcgacacttgatagagaataacaaaccctattctttcttaaggagtcaacatacaagctcagccaccaccatacataaccttcctccgccctcaaacaccgtccttgatccttgttccgcccatcaacctccacaacaccgttatacgaaattctcccttataacaattggcgctagaaggaggggaaTTTCATCTTAGGGAGGAGAGATGACAAAAGAAGGCAAACAAGCGGCGACACCAGGAAGCGGGGGCAAGAAGAAGGACCAGAACGAGGTCGAGCATAAGCCCCCAGAGAATTAGGCGCCACCTCCACCAATCGCAACCGTGGATGGGCAGACGGTTATGATGTATCTCGAAGGGCTAGCCGATCAGATGAATCAGATCAATGCCCGGATGTCAAGGTAGAGAGAAGCTCGGTTCAGAACGCCAAGCGTAAGGCGCACCGCCTCAAGGTCTCCCAGCGTAGCTGGAAGGGCAAAGGTCCTCAAAAGAGGCTGATCCATGATTTTGATGATGCGACAACTGACATTAAGCAGAGGAAAGAGAGATCGTAAGGAGAGAAAGACATACCCCAAGGTCATGATGAGTGGGGCAGCCAGATCTCTACGAGATCGGGGCAGAAGCCAGCTTCATCTGAGGCAAGGTCGACTAGCTTGCTAGACCGAGTGGGTAAAAAGCTAAGTGAGCACGACCTCAGGCTTAAGTTAGAGAATTTCAAGAAAGAGATAGAAGAAAAGGAACCTGTAGATCAGAGAGGCTCAAAAAGAGAGCGCGAGGCGACTCCACCGAAAAAAGTCAACACACTTCGCCCAGGAGGGGGAGCGACGCAGTCGCAGAGACAATCGTGAAGAGGAGTCGCAAGTGCGAGCCGGAGGAGGGAGGCGCCGCGAGCGACCTCAGGGCTCACACCATTCGAGTAACGCGGGTGGTGACAGAGAAGGAGAAGTTGTTAGAGTAAGGGACCTGAGAAGGATCTTAAATGAGATGGAGCGAGAGAAGAGAGGGCCCCCGGCCTCGGCTGCCCCCTCTCCATTTACGGCTGCTATCCGATCATCCCCCTACCTCGGGTATTTAGGCACAACCCCGACCTTCTATTCAATGGCGAAGCCGACCTGACGGAATACCTTATACAATTTAACACTGAGATGGAAGTCTATCAGGTGCCGGAAATGACCCACTGCAGACTCTTCGTGACATCACTAAGAGgtagtgcccaacaatggttctccaagttgggACCGGCTAGCATAAGGACGTGGAGGCAACTGGAGGACTTATTCTTCAGACAATTTCAGTCCACCCTCCACTACTCACCTCCTGTGGCCACGTTAGCCAACATCAAGCAAAGGGAGGGGGAGCCCCTGGCAGAATACTTTCGTCGGTTCAACGCCGAAGTTCCCAAGGTGAGGGGGGCCAGTGAGGAGACCATCAAGAAATTCGGGATAGCAGGGTTGAAAGAAGGGTCGAAATTCTAGAAGAGCCTCCAAGAAAGCGAGCCAAAAACCTTGGCCGAGTTCTATGAGCAAGCTGAACCCTTTAAGATGGTAGAGAAGTCGATGAGAGAGCTGAAAATCAGTGAGAATTATCGAGATAAAAGAGACCGGTCTTCGAGCCCTGATGAAAGGAGAAAGACTTACCAGCGTAGCTCAAGCCCCAAAAAGTCTGCCCGAGGCAAAGAGACGAACAAAGATTCAGGGAGACCTTATACAAGTAAATGGCAGACACACACACCCCTGGTAGCCTCTATTGACCACATATATGCTACCTATGCTGGGAAGGGGGTATTCAAAAAGGCAACCCCTCTCACAGACTATAACAAGAGGGATACTTCAAAATATTGCGCATACCATGAGGCCACGGGGCACGATACAACTGATTGTAgacaattgaaggatgaaatcGAGACATTGATAAGACAAGGGAAGCTTACAGAATGGGTTGTCAAGGAGGTTCGAAGGCACATAACTGATTATCATACCGTCCCTCCTCCACCCCTAGAAGATAAAGAGAGGGTACCTCGGGCCATAAGcattcatattattctaggcgggtctcacATTGGCGGAGACAGCCGGAAGGTGATGGAGAGGTATGCCCGAGAAGCAAAGGACAAGCCCCTCACCAACGTCAACCATCTGAGCCAGAGGTCCCCGGAGCTCTTCGAAAGAGAGGCTGATGACATCGTCTTTAGGGAAAACGATGTCAAGTGGGTGCATTACCCTCATACAGATGCCCTGGTTataaaaatgaagattgggaCGGTGAATGTTCACCGAGCAATGGTGAATACCGGGAGCTCGGCTGATGTTTTAACTTATGATGCCTACAAGAAGCTGGGATTGTTGGATAGAGAATTAACCTCGACAGGTGGACACCTGTACGGGTTCACGAGAAACTCAATCGGAGTGAAAGGGACAATTCGGCTCCCGGTGACCATAGGAGAAGAGCCTCATGTGGCCACCCAGATCGCTATGTTTACAGTTGTAGACCAGCCTTGTGCCTACAATGGTATAGTAGGCAGGCCCCTtatgagggcaatgaggatggtgacctcgatcCGTCACATGACGGTAAAGTTCCCAACCCCCACGGGGGTAGGTTTCTTGAAGAGCTGTCAATACGAGTCAAGGATCTGCTACAACCAGGCACTCAGGGCGGCCGAGTCAGGAAATGCATCAAAGGAAATGGTTGAACCGACTGAAGGCGATGTCCTCATAAAAGAGGCTGAGGGCCGGAAGAGAGTACGTCTTGAGGGACACGAGACTTGTAACATGATCTCAATCGAGGAATTGCCTGAGAACTATTTCGAACACATGGGGATTCAGGTGGAACCGTGCCCAGGGGCCCTGCTGATGGAGGCCTCTCAGCCCATCATGTTGGTACAAGATGGGATTGTAGAAGAGgcaagtgatgaagaagagagaCCAGAACAAATCGCTGCAAGACTAAGGAAAGGAAAGTGGGCACGCAATGAAACAACAACCACTATGGATCTGCCCAACGGAATCACTCGCACTGTCACTACAACCTCTGAACGCTTGATAAATCCGGCCCGAGCTCACCAGCCTGAGCTCGAGGATACAGAAGGTTTGACGATCACGGAAGTGGGAGAATCTAGCGAGGCTCGAGCAGACTTAGACACGAGAATTCCCCCAATGGTTGATATGGCTGGGGCCGCAGAGGACAGAATCCCAATCTTGTAGACCCAAATGATCCCTCCAAGGTATTTAGAATAGGCTTTAACTTAAGTCCTGACTTGAGGGAGGATCTAGCCCGATTCCTGAGGAGAaatttggatgtctttgcatggtcacactcTGATATGATAGGGATTGACCTGAATGTCATGTGCCATCGGCTCAACTTGGGCCCGAAAAAGAAGGGGGTCAGACAGAAGAGGCGGCCGATTAGTGGGGAGAGGGCAGAGGCCCTCAGAGGAGAGGTGGATAGACTGATGGAGGCAGGACTTGTGAGGGAAGCCTTCTACCCCATGTGGCTGGCCAATCCCGTGCTTGTCAAGAAgcccaatggaaaatggaggacgTGTGTGGACTTCACCGACCTGAACAAAGCTTGTCCGAAGGATAGTTTTCCTCTACCCCGAATCGACCAGCTGGTTGATTCCACGGCTGTGCACGCATTGCTTAGCtttatggatgcttattcgggatataataaaatccccatgtatgggccagatcaggagcacacctcctttATTACTGATCGGGGCTTCTACTGTTACATCGGGATACCCTTCGGGCTCCTTAACGCTGGGGTAACgtatcaaaggttggtgaacaAGATGTTCAAACACCAGTTGGGAAAAACCATGGAGGCCTACGTAGATGATATGCTTGTGAAGTTAAAAGAAGCAAGAGATCATGTCCCCCACCTATCAGAAATGTTC
This genomic stretch from Apium graveolens cultivar Ventura unplaced genomic scaffold, ASM990537v1 ctg2839, whole genome shotgun sequence harbors:
- the LOC141700738 gene encoding uncharacterized protein LOC141700738 produces the protein MEVYQVPEMTHCRLFVTSLRGSAQQWFSKLGPASIRTWRQLEDLFFRQFQSTLHYSPPVATLANIKQREGEPLAEYFRRFNAEVPKVRGASEETIKKFGIAGLKEGSKF